The genomic window CTCACCCACGCGGGCGTCCGCGCCGCGCACCACCCGACCCCGGGCGTCCGCGCGGGCCAGCAGCGTCAGCAGGGGCAGCGGCGCGCGGCGCGCCAGCGCGGGCACCCCGCGGTCCAGGTTCCCGTCCAGCGCGCGGTGCAGGCTGTGATGCGCCGCGACCAGCGCCAGCACCGTCCGCACCAGCCGCGCCGGGAACCCGGTGTCCAGCAGCCGGAACGACAGCGCGTCCCGCCCGCGCCGCGCATGCTGCGGCGACCGCACCCGCACCACCCCATCCTCGTCCGGCACGTCACGGGTCGTCAGGGCCTTCCCCACGTCATGCAGCGCCGCCGCCAGGATCAGCGCCGCCCGCCGCTCACCCCGCAGGCCCGCCCCGTCCGCCAGTTCATGCGCCCAGCGAACGACCAGCGCCGAGTGCGCCGCCACACTGCCCTCGGCGTGCCACTGCGCGTCCTGCCGCGTGTCCGGCAGCCGCGCCAGCAGCGGCACGAACGGCGTCAGCCCGGCACTGATCGCCTCGAACGAGACGGCCTCTCCAGCTTCCAGCCGCGCCAGGAGACCCGCCGCGCCCGTCATGTGGGCCTCCCGTCCGGCCACGCCGCGCGGAAGGCCGTCAGAGTCGGCTGGCCGGGCTGGCGATCCAGCACCGCGAACGTCACGTGCGTGAACACGCCGCGCGCCTCGCCCCGCAGCAGGTCACGGAACACGCCCGCCACCACCGCCGGATCGTTCCGGAACACCCCGCACCCCCACGCGCCCAGCACCAGCTGCGACTGACCCGCCTGCGCCGCCAGGCCCAGCACCCGCCGCGCCCGCTCGCGCAGGGTGGGTTCCACCAGCGGCAGCCGCAGCGGCTCGTTCACCGCCACCGCGCCCGCGTTCGGAGCGGGGGCCGTCAGGACGTTCACGCCGACCGGCGCGGACAGCAGCGCCCCGCCGTCCCCCCGGAAGACCGGCACCTGCGGACTGAAGATCAGGTGATGCGTGTACAGCGTCG from Deinococcus sedimenti includes these protein-coding regions:
- a CDS encoding TIGR02452 family protein produces the protein MNNAERVRLAGETLSILREGRYTVNGAEVSLPDPTPMRQGTRLVTPDDSAALADALRERRDAVATVVEVTGETTFTAARRLAHTRPGAAVAALNFASARHAGGGFLRGSLSQEEDLCRASGLYLSLTQPQVAEYYRANARERSTLYTHHLIFSPQVPVFRGDGGALLSAPVGVNVLTAPAPNAGAVAVNEPLRLPLVEPTLRERARRVLGLAAQAGQSQLVLGAWGCGVFRNDPAVVAGVFRDLLRGEARGVFTHVTFAVLDRQPGQPTLTAFRAAWPDGRPT